From Drosophila suzukii chromosome 2R, CBGP_Dsuzu_IsoJpt1.0, whole genome shotgun sequence, a single genomic window includes:
- the LOC136116620 gene encoding uncharacterized protein isoform X2 codes for MDATSWEPDMSGHGDETIICGKRLGEQEGTWADLVPNSAVKALLSPHPDAEAPLERFGATTVRSTTCACWKGPSPTGGKKGSWS; via the exons ATGGACGCGACAAGTTGGGAGCCCGATATGTCCGGTCACGGAGACGAAACTATTATCTGTGGCAAGAGACTTGGAGAACAGGAAGGCACCTGGGCGGATTTGGTCCCGAACAGTGCAGTGAAGGCCCTGCTATCCCCCCACCCGGATGCGGAAGCTCCGCTCGAGCGGTTTG GCGCAACCACTGTGCGCTCTACAACATGTGCCTGCTGGAAGGGACCTTCCCCGACAGGTGGAAAAAAAGGGAGCTGGTCCTAG
- the LOC136116620 gene encoding uncharacterized protein isoform X1, which yields MFLEVMLDTRVSYREHLEYVNKRASETTGSLCRILLNTRETKQDRRRLLATGVKSHLWTLLWYGPSAFRTISDNARHCRPRTGGPQNQDRGEEECQDAERR from the coding sequence ATGTTCCTGGAAGTCATGCTGGACACCCGCGTCTCCTATCGCGAACACTTGGAGTATGTAAATAAAAGGGCAAGCGAGACCACAGGATCGCTCTGCAGGATCCTACTGAACACCAGGGAAACGAAGCAGGACAGACGTAGGCTCCTCGCGACCGGTGTCAAGTCGCATTTATGGACGCTGCTCTGGTATGGGCCGAGTGCCTTCAGGACGATCTCGGACAACGCTCGTCATTGCAGGCCAAGAACAGGCGGACCACAGAACCAAGACCGAGGTGAAGAGGAGTgccaggatgcagagcgtcgATAA